Proteins encoded within one genomic window of Nonomuraea gerenzanensis:
- a CDS encoding cupin domain-containing protein has protein sequence MHRRPDDVPTMVFGWGSIKWHVTPGSVPGASSTFGEVVINPGQGHDRHQHPFSDEVLYLIEGEGRQTVGDGPEFAVTAGDAVYIPMGTLHSTFNTGWRPLRIIATYTPGGAEEALRDLPDFAELAPGEHPAWEAVKPG, from the coding sequence ATGCACCGCAGACCGGACGACGTGCCGACCATGGTGTTCGGCTGGGGCTCGATCAAGTGGCACGTGACGCCCGGAAGCGTGCCGGGCGCCTCGTCCACGTTCGGCGAGGTCGTGATCAACCCCGGCCAGGGGCACGACCGCCACCAGCATCCCTTCTCCGACGAGGTGCTCTACCTCATCGAGGGGGAGGGGCGGCAGACAGTCGGCGACGGGCCCGAGTTCGCGGTCACGGCCGGGGACGCGGTCTACATCCCGATGGGCACGCTGCACTCGACGTTCAACACCGGGTGGCGTCCCCTGCGGATCATCGCCACGTACACGCCGGGCGGCGCCGAGGAGGCGCTGCGCGACCTGCCCGACTTCGCCGAGCTGGCGCCCGGCGAGCATCCCGCCTGGGAGGCCGTCAAGCCGGGGTGA
- a CDS encoding VOC family protein, with product MNALLHDVAHLGHVELLTPRPERSLWFFTEILGMTAASQDGDSVHLRTYDDYEHHSLTLTAHHTSGIRATGLRASSQEALDRRVLAIEEAGLGIGWRDGEPGRGPTYAFHDPDGHELRLYWESEWYEAPEELRPALKNQPQAFPGHGVGVRRLDHVNFLAAEAAANGAFVRDVLGARVTEQIRLDTGRISAQWLHFGNKSYDLVYTDDWSGDSGRLHHLAFATNAREDILRAADICLENDVFIETGPHKHAIQQTFFLYVYEPGGNRVELCNPLTRLILAPDWRTITWTEAERAKGQAWGLKTIASFHTHGTPPVTPA from the coding sequence TCGCCCACCTCGGCCACGTCGAACTGCTCACCCCCCGGCCCGAGCGGAGCCTGTGGTTCTTCACCGAGATCCTCGGCATGACGGCCGCGAGCCAGGACGGCGACTCGGTCCACCTGCGCACGTACGACGACTACGAGCACCACAGCCTGACACTGACCGCGCACCACACCTCGGGCATCCGCGCGACCGGCCTGCGCGCGAGCAGCCAGGAGGCGCTCGACCGCCGGGTGCTGGCGATCGAGGAGGCGGGGCTCGGCATCGGCTGGCGCGACGGCGAGCCGGGCCGCGGCCCGACGTACGCCTTCCACGACCCGGACGGCCACGAGCTGCGGCTGTACTGGGAGTCGGAGTGGTACGAGGCCCCCGAGGAGCTGCGCCCGGCGCTGAAGAACCAGCCGCAGGCCTTCCCCGGCCACGGCGTCGGCGTGCGCCGGCTGGACCACGTCAACTTCCTGGCCGCCGAGGCCGCGGCGAACGGCGCGTTCGTGCGTGACGTGCTCGGCGCCCGCGTCACCGAGCAGATCAGGCTCGACACCGGCCGGATCTCGGCCCAGTGGCTGCACTTCGGCAACAAGTCCTACGACCTCGTCTACACCGACGACTGGTCGGGCGACTCGGGCCGGCTGCACCACCTCGCCTTCGCCACGAACGCGCGCGAGGACATCCTGCGGGCGGCCGACATCTGCCTGGAGAACGACGTCTTCATCGAGACGGGCCCGCACAAGCACGCCATCCAGCAGACGTTCTTCCTGTACGTCTACGAGCCCGGCGGCAACCGCGTCGAGCTGTGCAACCCGCTGACCAGGCTCATCCTGGCCCCCGACTGGCGGACCATCACGTGGACGGAGGCCGAGCGCGCCAAGGGCCAGGCGTGGGGCCTGAAGACGATCGCCTCCTTCCACACCCACGGGACGCCGCCGGTCACCCCGGCTTGA